In the Primulina eburnea isolate SZY01 chromosome 15, ASM2296580v1, whole genome shotgun sequence genome, TCAGAGGGAAGGCCACCAAACAGAAATCTTAAATGGCGGAAGATGGCCATGCAAACTATTCGAGCAAGTTCACTTCCAGTTAAAAGAAGGCGAAGAAACCTTGAAATAAGCTTCTGACCTTTAGAAACAGAAACTAATCGTAGAAACAAAATATCATCCTTGGGAGACAGCCCGATAGGATTACTACTTTTACCAAGCGGATCAACAAGCTGAAGAGAAGCAGCTAAGCCTTCTAATAGAACATGGCGCTTCCGCCTAAGATGACTTCCCCCATCTTGGGGTTGAGTAAACTGTAAGAGCCTGTCAATGTCGTCAACATCCAAAAGAAGGCGAAAGCCATCCTCAATAGTGACCCTTGCAGCAAGCATTGGTTCCTGTTCCAAAGGCTTCTGAGATGATTTATGCTCAGCAGTACCATCTCCACTAGCAGAGGGAGGAGGATCAATTTCAAGAAGAGGCTGGGGCCTACGGATTGAAGAAAAGCAAACTTTTCCATGTGCGTCAACATGGAAATATGGTTGTGATTCAGCACTATTACGGGACCTGGAAGTTTGTTCCCTTGGGTGTGAAGGACAAAACCGATATTTTGACCTTGATTCAGTAGATTGTTTGGCAAGACAGGCTTGATGATAATAATCATCTACATATGGGTCGTTTCCATGGGTGGCGGCCTGCTGAATTTTAAGAATGGTCTCTATTTCCTCAGCGGTCAtatgttttgatttaaactgTGGCAAATGACTCTCACTCCTATGGCCGCTAGAATCGGAACCTTGGTGAGAAAGTCGGGCAGAATGTCTATCCCTGCGTGCTGATTTAGATTTTGTCTCTCTTTTATCATTGTACGCATACTTACCAAAATATGATTGTGAAGGGAAGGTGTTGTAAGTGTGAGGTGGCAATGCTGAAAAATTGGCTAAAGGCGAATGATATGGAAGATACAATCTCTGTTGCTGAGAGGATATTAGGGGTGGTAATAACCCAGTTTGATACTGATGTTGTAACAAATTGTTTAAGAGGATAGAATCATCACCACGAAGAAGATCGGTGTTACTACTACACTGATTTCGCAGCCGATTGTTATGTGAGAAGTTAGGGGAGATTGAGTGCAGCATGTTTGCATTATCACAAAACCTAATAGGCATTTCGGCAAAACAAAGACTTGAACCAGATAATGGAGACTGGTTTGGCAAAGAGAAGGGTGACTGAGATCCACCAGCAAGAGATAAGAAATTAAGATGACTCAAATTACTCATGGAAGCTTGTAGCGATCCTGATGGTGGGAAGGAAGTGAAAGAAGATTTTGGGACCAAAATAGGCTCACTAGAGAACCGTTGGAGTTGTGGCTGCTGCTGAGGGTATGACGATGTTCTATGCAACGGTTTAGATTCTGGATGATACAGAGAAGAGAGATGAGGCTGTGATGACCATCTCTTATTTTCATCATAACATTCTGAGTCAGACATACGATGGTCAAGCCAGTCAGGAAAATCTGCCTCTCGTGCCCAATCTGTAGCAGATGAACCTGCAATAACCTTCTGTTAATCAAATGAATCATATTACACAAAGCACAAGCACACACATAAAAAATGGAAAAACAGCAAGAAAAGTTATCCGAAAATGAAGGCCTTAAAAATTGCAGCAAAGCTCCAGCGATCTCACATAAACCAAGGCAGTGAAAAATGAGAGAATTATAAAAAGGAGATGAAATTCCAAATTTTAACATAGATTTATCGGGGAAGAATCTGCCACGAGTGATGCATGGCCAATAACTCGAGACACCACTTAAAAATGAATCAACGTCAATGTTTCATTTATATCCTTATAGACATGTGAAACATTTTTAGGACACAACCAAGGATTTTTTTAATGATGATTGAAGAAGAGACTACTCAAAATCTAGAAACTATATCACAAGAGAAAAATCTTACCTAAATAGATAATTTAATCTAAACTTCTTATTAAATTGTTAAACTACAAAATAGCAACAGAAGAAAAATCAAAAGCATGTTATCATACAAAGCAATTTGAAAGGATATTGAACTCACTCTCCCTAGAGAAAGATCCGGATCCAGATCCTCGATCACCAATAATTCCAGGGTGCCTTGGCCCAGAAACAACTTTGTtcaactaaaaaaataaaaaatatgaacatcAGAAAAACATAAAGCAGGCAAAAAAAGTCTACCTTGGTATTCAGGAGCACTGAGGCTCTTTACAGGCATATTTCAATTTAACCTTACATTTGTTCAGTGTTTCCTCGAGTGTAAactttcagattatgaattggaTTTCGGACAAGTTGTTTAGTCAGCAACTCAAATTATGCGGAAGTAACATTTTGTACATTCAAATTCCCATCAGCAATACAAGTTTATTGACTAAATTTTTACCAAAACCTGTTTGATTTCATTCATAACACGATACAGAAAACAGATTGAAATTAAATATCATGGGAATCACACCTAACACAAGCACTTGTCAAGCTTTTAATTAACGCCAAAACATTCCTAAAAGATGCAGTAAATACGGTTTGCAAAGAAACATGGCGGAGCCACATTATGGGTACACAAGTAAATTAGATCCAGTTCCAATTTAAAAAATGGAAAGAAGTGCctagaaaaaaatattaaaattcaaaCTTATAAAATAAACACAACTCCGAGTTTCAAGTTTGAGAAGAAGAAAACAACCTTCGCAAAAGTAGTCGCCAGATCATCAATTTCAGACAATGATCCAAATACTGATCCCTGGAGAGGGCAATAGAATACGATCAGTTGTCAGGAAGTTCATGCAATAGGTGTTGGCAAACATTAGGCATAAAAAAAAACTGTGAACACAGATATTATAAATATCAAAGAGAGTAAGAGATGCACAACGTGCAATGATGTCTGGCTACAATAATTATAAGGGGGAAAAAAAAGTCATTTGCATCCTCAGTGAACTTTGAACATCACAAGTACTTTATAAAGAAGATAAAATAATGGTCAAAACATATAGAAACTACAACATCATCATTTTGTGATCCTCAAAAGGAAGGCAAAAGCCAGCCTTTAGTTTAAAATACAATCCGTAAACTCTCATCCTTTAAGAAGAACTGGCCACATGTTAAAGACTGAAAAAACATTTAGATCTAACAAAATAAATCATACATCACAATCTCCAAGATCTTATTTTATTCGAACAAATTGAAAGCTCTTTTTTAATCTATTCAAAATACAGAACAGTAAACATACAGTCGTCGTCTCTTTGTCATTCTTCCATCTATCAACTATTCGTAAATGGATGACTATTCATAATCATTTTTCCAGGCTGCGATGGTGCAACTTCAGCATGGTGAGCAAGAAACGGTAAGATTGTGGGAGAATATCCAAATCCATATAAGTCAAAACACCGAGAACAAATGAATTCAGTATCTTAGAACCAGGTCAATTAAAAAGAACCCACAGCACATATCTAAACTTAAACACGCATAGAATGGAAAATGTTTTAAGGAGCGATTCAATATCTTCACCTCATTTTTGCCAAATAACTGATACTCTTGCAACTCTTCCTCGCCACCAAGTCCACCTCCAAGAACAGAAACACCCTCTTCTTCACCTTCCAAACCCCCTAATTCCACTGTATCCATAACATCTTTCCCAAAAAACGAGTACTGGGATGCAACGAAGGCTGCACCATCTGCATCAAATAACCAAATCCGTTACTTGAATGATCCAACACTATATAGAGCGATGGAATGGCAAAAACGGCAAAGTTTCCTTAAAACACACAGACAAACAAACAAAGAACAAACAACaagaagataaaagaaaaacagACCGAAACCAGcattaaaaaaacaataaagtGCGAAAACTAAAAAGGGCAAGCTGGAAGTAAAGCAGCGAACCAGAAAGAGAGCCAGAACCCGAGTCGTTGCGGTCACTGAAATCCTTCCCATCCCCCAACTTCTCCATAACAACAAATGACCAAGAAAACAAGAACCCAGATATAATCAATCACAAAGAGAGAGACACTCCCTAACTTCCCCCTTTTCCCGATGCAGATAATTAGGGTTTAcacgaagaaaaaaaaagagaggaatCTCGTGGAAAAACAAGTAGTGTCAGAATCATGTGATACCGTCTgacagatcataatctgtgaaacTAATTAATCCtacttatatttataataaaaagtaatactttttcatgggtgatccaaataagagatttgcctcacaaatacgacttatgagatcgtctcacacaagtttttgccaaacaaATATTAAGACTCGTTTGAGTTCTGCATCGAAACAAAAAagtcattttaattttattattttgtccataaaaataaaattttaaattaatcaaaactaaaattataTCTCAGTCTCAACTCATACATGAAATTTCACCTCAAACTTCATTCCAAATGTTCAAAACTCGGTCCGATTATGAAAACATTGACTCGAATACGAAAAAACGATCGAAATGTGAAAAACTCAACCCAAATATGAACAACTAGACGCAAATGTGAAAGAATCGACTCAAATAAGGAAAACTCGACACAAATATAATATGTTTATAATTGTTTAcgtaaatatttaataaacatgACATATTGTAGTAGTAAGATATTGTGTTGTAAAAACATATTATttaaagagtgggtctcatgtgagaccgtctcacggatcttaatttgtgagacgggtcaaccctatccatattcacaataaaaattaatactcttagcataaaaaataatactttttcatggataattcaaataaaagatccgtctcgcaattacgacccgtgagaccgtctcacacaagtttgcCTTATTTAAATCTAAATTGAGTCAAAATCTGatgttaatttttattttattttgttttatttattttaacaaatatataacaaacatatatattttaatgatcCCCAGAAAATTTGTATATGTGTAATGTGTGGGGCGTTCGTTTGTTTCTGATAAAAGTGAGAAATATCGCAATCTACAACTGcacatgtttatttattttgtttattaatttattattatttttatattatataaaataaatgggACGTGATAAGGTATGGTGTCGGCCTTGGGTTTGCTTTTGAGTCCATCCAAATGAATTCAATATTTACTTATTTTACTAATGTGTTTGTGAACGTGTTAAAGC is a window encoding:
- the LOC140813580 gene encoding protein PAT1 homolog 2-like, whose protein sequence is MEKLGDGKDFSDRNDSGSGSLSDGAAFVASQYSFFGKDVMDTVELGGLEGEEEGVSVLGGGLGGEEELQEYQLFGKNEGSVFGSLSEIDDLATTFAKLNKVVSGPRHPGIIGDRGSGSGSFSRESSSATDWAREADFPDWLDHRMSDSECYDENKRWSSQPHLSSLYHPESKPLHRTSSYPQQQPQLQRFSSEPILVPKSSFTSFPPSGSLQASMSNLSHLNFLSLAGGSQSPFSLPNQSPLSGSSLCFAEMPIRFCDNANMLHSISPNFSHNNRLRNQCSSNTDLLRGDDSILLNNLLQHQYQTGLLPPLISSQQQRLYLPYHSPLANFSALPPHTYNTFPSQSYFGKYAYNDKRETKSKSARRDRHSARLSHQGSDSSGHRSESHLPQFKSKHMTAEEIETILKIQQAATHGNDPYVDDYYHQACLAKQSTESRSKYRFCPSHPREQTSRSRNSAESQPYFHVDAHGKVCFSSIRRPQPLLEIDPPPSASGDGTAEHKSSQKPLEQEPMLAARVTIEDGFRLLLDVDDIDRLLQFTQPQDGGSHLRRKRHVLLEGLAASLQLVDPLGKSSNPIGLSPKDDILFLRLVSVSKGQKLISRFLRLLLTGSELARIVCMAIFRHLRFLFGGLPSDPEAADTNNGLAKAVTLCVSSMDLNSLSACLAAVVCSSEHPPLRPIKSPAGDGASIILMSVLDRATHLLTGSQTPSHFSMPNHTLWQASFDAFFSLLTKYCMSKYDSIMRSLTTESPLNSEAEATKAVSKEMPVELLRASLPHTNESQKKLLLNFAQRSISVTGFNTHDGGGGQINPESVRG